From Streptomyces sp. SCSIO 75703:
ATCCCGGCCTCGCGGAGCAGTCCGGGCAGGCCGGCGGCGGGGCCCAGGCCGCCGGTGACGGCGACGTGCGCGGGCGGGTCCGCGGGGGCGGCGGTGTGCGGGGCGGGGCGCTCGGCGCCCTCCCCGTACGCGTACCAGCCCCGGCCGCTCTTGCGGCCGAGCCGGCCGGACTCGACCAGCCGGCGCTGGGCGAGCGACGGGGTGAACCGCGCGTCCCGGAAGAAGGAGCGCCACACGGAGTGCGTGACGGACTCGTTGACGTCCTGCCCGATCAGGTCGGTCAGCTCGAAGGCGCCCATCCGGAAGCCGCCCGACTCGCGCAGCACGGCGTCCACGGTGGCCGGGTCGGCGCCGCGCGCCTCGTGCACCGCGAGGGCCTCGGCGTAGAAGGGCCGGGCGATGCGGTTGACGATGAAGCCGGGCGTGTCCGCGCAGTACACGGGCGTCTTGCCCCAGGCGCGGGCCGTCTCGTACGCGCGCGTGGCCGCCGCCGGGGCGGTGGCGAAGCCGGAGACCACCTCGACCAGCGGCAGGAGCGGCGCCGGGTTGAAGAAGTGCAGGCCGACGAAGCGTTCCGGCCGGTCGAGGGCCCCGCCGACGGCGGTGACCGACAGGGAGGAGGTGTTGGTGGCGAGCAGGCACTCCTCGCCGACGGCGGACTCCAGCTCGCGCAGCAGTTCCTGCTTGGCGTCGAGGCGTTCCACGACCGCCTCCACGACCAGGCCGCAGCCGGCCAGCCCCGCGAGGCTCCCGGCGGGCTCCAGGCGGGCGCGCGCCGCGTCCCGCTCGGCGCCGGTGAGCCGCCCCTTCTCGACGAGGCGGTCGAGCCGGGCGCCGATCGCCTCGGCCGCCTGGCCGGCCCGTCCGGGAAGGGCGTCGTGCAGCCGCACGGGATGCCCCGCGATCAGCGCCACCTGGGCGATCCCCTGCCCCATGGTGCCGGTGCCGACCACGCCCACGGGGCTGCCGAGGTCGAGTGCTGTCATGGCGGAATCCTCCCCCACGGG
This genomic window contains:
- a CDS encoding 3-hydroxyacyl-CoA dehydrogenase; amino-acid sequence: MTALDLGSPVGVVGTGTMGQGIAQVALIAGHPVRLHDALPGRAGQAAEAIGARLDRLVEKGRLTGAERDAARARLEPAGSLAGLAGCGLVVEAVVERLDAKQELLRELESAVGEECLLATNTSSLSVTAVGGALDRPERFVGLHFFNPAPLLPLVEVVSGFATAPAAATRAYETARAWGKTPVYCADTPGFIVNRIARPFYAEALAVHEARGADPATVDAVLRESGGFRMGAFELTDLIGQDVNESVTHSVWRSFFRDARFTPSLAQRRLVESGRLGRKSGRGWYAYGEGAERPAPHTAAPADPPAHVAVTGGLGPAAGLPGLLREAGIEVRDGAPDGAGALLLPGGGRLRLADGRTSAELGDTVQFDLALDYGAAGRIALAAGEGTAPRTLAEATGLFQALGKEVSVVGDVPGMIVARTVARIVDLAHDAVAQGVATREDVDTAMRLGVNYPLGPFAWGDRLGRGWAHALLTEVHRREPAGRCAPSLALHRHAHARDATEGSAP